One region of Pogona vitticeps strain Pit_001003342236 chromosome 1, PviZW2.1, whole genome shotgun sequence genomic DNA includes:
- the MAD2L1BP gene encoding MAD2L1-binding protein isoform X2: MAPRTSASLPVTHCVPMILCEGGHSNWRKLEERKMAALAERQGEGADLPRVAESTPASVLERREAPAVAVTAAPGPGGPCSVAVVFPGSVTQEGCFRFTCELLKHVLYQRQQLPLPYEQLACFYRRQLPRPPGQDEDVTRKACSKDQDSNNKKCQQVLHDLEGVFQHLENMFSLTLVPRVLILIGGTSVSPKEFYEINLQGVSVSNAEDSLQTAACVRKLFHSLFLADVFSELQSGPAMGVVVMVQGHRNCGIDWFRPKLNYKVPTRGRKLTINLPCSHSDSTAISAYQEVNSAWNDYIWFQAPVTVKGFRYFS; this comes from the exons ATGGCGCCACGAACATCCGCCTCCTTGCCAGTGACGCATTGTGTTCCCATGATTCTCTGCGAAGGCGGCCATTCAAACTGGAGAAAGTTAGAGGAGCGGAAAATGGCGGCGCTGGCGGAGAGGCAGGGAGAAG GAGCCGACCTGCCTCGTGTAGCCGAGTCCACCCCGGCATCCGTCTTGGAAAGGAGGGAGGCTCCTGCCGTTGCCGTGACCGCGGCGCCCGGTCCCGGCGGCCCTTGTTCGGTAGCCGTCGTTTTCCCCGGCTCGGTAACCCAAGAGGGCTGCTTCCGCTTCACCTGCGAGCTCCTTAAGCACGTCCTGTACCAGAGGCAGCAGCTACCGCTGCCTTACGAGCAGCTGGCTTGCTTCTACCGCAGGCAGCTCCCGAGACCCCCGGGCCAG GATGAAGATGTGACAAGAAAAGCCTGCTCAAAAGATCAAGACAGCAATAACAAAAAGTGCCAGCAAGTGTTGCATGATCTTGAAGGAGTGTTCCAGCACTTGGAAAACATGTTCAGTTTGACATTGGTCCCACGGGTTCTTATTCTAATTGGGGGTACTTCAGTTAGCCCGAAAGAGTTCTATGAGATCAATCTGCAAGGTGTATCTGTGAGTAATGCCGAGGACAGCTTACAGACAGCGGCTTGTGTTCGCAagcttttccattctctcttccTGGCAGATGTGTTCAGTGAGCTTCAGTCTGGTCCAGCCATGGGTGTCGTCGTTATGGTTCAAGGGCACCGCAACTGCGGTATTGACTGGTTCAGACCCAAACTAAACTATAAAGTACCAACGCGAGGGAGGAAGCTGACCATTAACTTACCATGCAGTCACAGTGACAGTACAGCCATTTCTGCCTACCAGGAGGTGAACTCTGCTTGGAATGATTACATATGGTTTCAGGCTCCAGTAACAGTCAAAGGCTTCCGTTACTTTTCTTGA
- the MAD2L1BP gene encoding MAD2L1-binding protein isoform X1: MAPRTSASLPVTHCVPMILCEGGHSNWRKLEERKMAALAERQGEGADLPRVAESTPASVLERREAPAVAVTAAPGPGGPCSVAVVFPGSVTQEGCFRFTCELLKHVLYQRQQLPLPYEQLACFYRRQLPRPPGQDEDVARKACSKDQDSNNKKCQQVLHDLEGVFQHLENMFSLTLVPRVLILIGGTSVSPKEFYEINLQGVSVSNAEDSLQTAACVRKLFHSLFLADVFSELQSGPAMGIVVMVQGHRNCGIDWFRPKLNYKVPTRGRKLTINLSCSHSDSTAISAYQEVNSAWNDYIWFQAPVTVKGFRYFS; encoded by the exons ATGGCGCCACGAACATCCGCCTCCTTGCCAGTGACGCATTGTGTTCCCATGATTCTCTGCGAAGGCGGCCATTCAAACTGGAGAAAGTTAGAGGAGCGGAAAATGGCGGCGCTGGCGGAGAGGCAGGGAGAAG GAGCCGACCTGCCTCGTGTAGCCGAGTCCACCCCGGCATCCGTCTTGGAAAGGAGGGAGGCTCCTGCCGTTGCCGTGACCGCGGCGCCCGGTCCCGGCGGCCCTTGTTCGGTAGCCGTCGTTTTCCCCGGCTCGGTAACCCAAGAGGGCTGCTTCCGCTTCACCTGCGAGCTCCTTAAGCACGTCCTGTACCAGAGGCAGCAGCTACCGCTGCCTTACGAGCAGCTGGCTTGCTTCTACCGCAGGCAGCTCCCGAGACCCCCGGGCCAG GATGAAGATGTGGCAAGAAAAGCCTGCTCAAAAGATCAAGACAGCAATAACAAAAAGTGCCAGCAAGTGTTGCATGATCTCGAAGGAGTGTTCCAGCACTTGGAAAACATGTTCAGTTTGACATTGGTCCCACGGGTTCTTATTCTAATTGGGGGTACTTCAGTTAGCCCGAAAGAGTTCTATGAGATCAATCTGCAAGGTGTATCTGTGAGTAACGCCGAGGACAGCTTACAGACAGCGGCTTGTGTTCGCAagcttttccattctctcttccTGGCAGATGTGTTCAGTGAGCTTCAGTCTGGTCCAGCCATGGGTATCGTCGTTATGGTTCAAGGGCACCGCAACTGCGGTATTGACTGGTTCAGACCCAAACTAAACTATAAAGTACCAACGCGAGGGAGGAAGCTGACCATTAACTTATCATGCAGTCACAGTGACAGTACAGCCATTTCTGCCTACCAGGAGGTGAACTCTGCTTGGAATGATTACATATGGTTTCAGGCTCCAGTAACAGTCAAAGGCTTCCGTTACTTTTCTTGA
- the LOC140704803 gene encoding epoxide hydrolase 1-like, protein MWQQVLQSVRSYDSHQKNVIAVSCAIGGGCLLVYWLLSRRRMKTLEMGDGWWGPGKKPSNEKEDEGIRPFQVKTSEKEIQDLYQRLDQARYTPPVEGAAFHYGFNSNYLKRVISYWRNEFDWEKQVKILNQYPHYKTTIEGIEIHFIHVKPSHIPKDQTARPLLMVHGWPGSFYEFYKIIPLLTNPDRHGENIVFEIICPSIPGYGFSEAPHQQGFNTTAAARIFHKLMHRLGFQEYYVQGGDWGSEITTNMAQMLPKSVKGLHLNLVFRTKMDMSSLVSVLLGNYVPWLVGLTREDARRIFPYFQKNVYNLLRESGYLHIQATKPDTAGCGLNNCPVGLAAYILEKFSTWTDNSFRNLNDGGLERKYTLDELLTNVMIYWVTSSIVSSMRFYKENFSTNPNTTPAARVGVYVPTGIAAFPNEITHCPRSWAKKKLKNIVTYSYMPRGGHFAAFEEPELLAQDIKQFVRKVEHL, encoded by the exons ATGTGGCAGCAGGTCCTGCAGAGTGTCCG GTCTTATGATTCACACCAGAAAAATGTGATTGCAGTTTCGTGTGCTATTGGAGGGGGATGCCTCCTGGTTTACTGGCTTCTGTCCAGGCGCAGGATGAAGACCTTGGAAATGGGAGATGGATGGTGGGGTCCAGGCAAAAAGCCATCGAACGAAAAGGAAGATGAAGGAATTCGACCCTTCCAAGTGAAAACATCTGAGAAGGAAATCCAG gATTTGTACCAGCGTCTCGATCAGGCCCGGTACACACCACCAGTGGAAGGGGCTGCCTTCCACTATGGTTTCAATTCCAACTATCTGAAGAGGGTGATCTCATATTGGAGGAATGAGTTTGACTGGGAGAAGCAAGTTAAAATCCTCAACCAGTATCCACATTACAAAACCACCATTGAAG GAATTGAAATTCATTTTATCCACGTGAAACCCTCTCACATCCCAAAAGATCAGACTGCCAGACCTTTGTTGATGGTGCATGGTTGGCCTGGTTCTTTTTATGAATTCTATAAAATCATCCCACTGCTTACCAATCCTGATCGTCATGGTGAAAATATCGTGTTTGAGATCATCTGTCCGTCTATTCCAGGCTATGGCTTTTCTGAGGCCCCACACCAGCAGG GTTTCAACACAACAGCGGCTGCTCGAATTTTTCACAAGCTGATGCATAGACTAGGATTCCAGGAATATTACGTACAAGGTGGAGATTGGGGTTCGGAAATAACTACAAACATGGCCCAGATGCTGCCAAA ATCTGTAAAAGGGCTTCACTTGAACCTGGTTTTCAGAACCAAAATGGATATGAGCTCCTTGGTTTCTGTACTACTGGGGAATTATGTCCCATGGCTCGTGGGCCTCACTAGAGAAGATGCACGCCGTATATTCCCATACTTCCAGAAGAATGTGTATAATCTCTTGCGTGAGAGTGGCTATTTGCACATCCAGGCAACCAAACCAGACACAGCAG GATGTGGATTAAACAACTGCCCAGTGGGGCTGGCTGCATACATTTTGGAGAAATTCTCCACCTGGACGGATAACTCATTTCGGAACTTGAATGATGGGGGTCTGGAAAG GAAATACACTCTGGATGAACTTTTGACCAATGTGATGATTTACTGGGTGACTTCTTCCATTGTATCATCAATGCGCTTTTACAAGGAGAACTTTTCCACAAATCCAAACACAACTCCTGCTGCTCG GGTTGGAGTTTATGTTCCTACTGGCATTGCTGCCTTTCCGAATGAAATTACTCACTGCCCACGTTCCTGGGCAAAGAAGAAGCTTAAGAACATTGTCACCTACTCCTACATGCCACGAGGTGGACACTTTGCTGCCTTTGAAGAGCCAGAACTCTTGGCACAGGACATCAAGCAGTTTGTGCGGAAAGTAGAACACCTGTAA